One window of the Spirochaetia bacterium 38H-sp genome contains the following:
- a CDS encoding GntR family transcriptional regulator, which translates to MLWSVDFSSDIPIYRQLADQIISFIAEKKLRPGDKLPSIRELSGDLGINLHTVNKAYKLLADDGFLVMTPSGVFVNASGIPAPDLAFYKKLDYELERMAAICIARGVEKAELIKRLDEQWSKKDIK; encoded by the coding sequence ATGTTGTGGTCAGTTGATTTTTCGTCTGATATTCCTATATATAGGCAACTTGCAGATCAGATTATCTCTTTTATTGCAGAGAAAAAGCTCAGACCAGGTGATAAACTTCCGTCCATACGAGAGTTGTCAGGCGACCTTGGTATAAATTTGCATACAGTAAACAAGGCTTATAAGCTTTTGGCTGATGATGGCTTTCTTGTTATGACTCCCAGCGGTGTCTTTGTTAATGCATCGGGTATACCTGCTCCTGATCTGGCTTTCTACAAAAAATTGGATTACGAGCTTGAACGCATGGCTGCAATTTGCATTGCACGTGGTGTGGAAAAAGCAGAGCTTATAAAGCGACTGGATGAGCAGTGGTCTAAAAAAGATATAAAATAA